AATCAGGATCAAATATGATAGTGTTACAATTTGGGAGGATCTGGTAGGTAAGACTGGCCCAATATAGAGGGACTTCAAAAGGTtggaagaaaagaagatggaaatgAGTGATTATGGGGTTTAGTTTCTGCTGacatttttttctgccttcctcCTGCTAAACTTTGCTTGTTTCTGGCTTGTTTTTGTAGCAACTTTTGGATGACTATCCAAAATGCTTCATTGTGGGAGCAGACAATGTGGGCTCCAAGCAGATGCAGCAGATCCGAATGTCCCTCCGGGGGAAGGCTGTAGTGCTGATGGGCAAAAACACTATGATGCGCAAGGCCATTCGAGGGCATCTGGAAAACAACCCAGCTCTAGAGAAGTCAGTCAATGCTTCTGTCAACTTTGTCCTCCTTTCCTAGTGCCCTTCTCCCTTTTCCTGGAGAAGAATGGTGCTTTCAGGTAACATCTCTTGTGAACTTCTCTTTGCAGACTGTTGCCTCATATCAGGGGGAATGTGGGCTTTGTGTTCACCAAGGAGGACCTCACTGAGATCAGGGACATGCTGCTGGCCAATAAGGTAAGGGGAGAATTAGGTTAGATAAAAAACTTTTGAGTTTAGCTTCTTAAAGCAAAATTGATCTTTTCCATATTGTGTCAGAGGAGAGACTTTTCTCACTGTTCATTGTTCAGGTTCCAGCTGCTGCCCGTGCTGGTGCCATTGCACCATGTGAAGTCACCGTACCAGCCCAGAACACTGGTCTGGGGCCCGAGAAGACTTCCTTCTTCCAGGCTTTGGGCATTACCACTAAAATCTCTAGGGGCACCATTGAAATCCTGGTGAGTAGACTAGGCTCATCAGTGTAAGCTGGGCATATGGGGGGCTTCTCCTGGAGGCTGTAGGACTGCTGGATGTCCAGGTATTAATTGCGCACTGTTTACCTTATTCCTCAGAGTGATGTGCAGTTGATAAAGACTGGAGACAAAGTGGGAGCCAGCGAAGCTACCCTGCTGAACATGCTGAACATATCCCCCTTCTCCTTTGGGCTCATCATTCAGCAAGTGTTTGACAATGGCAGCATCTACAACCCTGAAGTGCTTGACATCACAGAGGAGACTCTGCATTCTCGCTTCCTGGAAGTATGTGCTACCCAGCTCCGCTCCTTCCTATGTTAATAGTTGGGAACATGACAAGTACCAGAGTTGGGCAGGTTATTTACTCTTGTATATTGTAAGATTATTGAAAGATTTAATGAGGATAAGGCCTTAGAAAAATGCTGGGTATTCAGTAAGGGTTATTATTCCAGGGCCTGCAATGATGAGACATGAAATTTTGAATAGTGTCATGACTTGAAAGAGAAGTGACAGTTTAATAGATAAAATTAACGTTGCCAAGTGCCCTTTGTTGGGGATGACTGGTTGTCCTTATTTTTGAGATTGTCGTGCCTAATTCTGCCATTAAAATGTCTTTAAGGAATAATGATGATAGAAGATGTAATTCCTTTTATTGTATCTGTGGGTTCTGCATCTATAGGTTTAACCAATTCAAGTTTGCTAAAAAGGAAATACGTACTGAATGTGTGCacactttttttccttgtcatttccGAAACAACATAGTATAATAACTATATGGTATTTGCATTGTATTAgttattaaaagtaatttcaagACGATTTAAGGTATAAGGAGGATTTTGTAAgtaatatgcaaatactacactaTTTTCTATGAGGGACTTGAGtatccacagattttggtatctgtggaggggtcctggaaccagtccTCCGTGGATATGGAGAGAGTACTtgtatttaaagtttttatctCATATTGAAGTCAATGACTATTAACagttttttttcacaaaatagtGACTTTTCAGGTAGCCACCACCAGCATGGTGTATGGAATACCTGGGTTTGGAATAAGtgcaaaaacattttataaactcATCCGTTTGAATTGCCCTGCCAGGAGCATTTGATGTAAGATGAAATGTCTCCTTTGAGATTGAGCTGCTATGAGTTGTATTTCCATATCAAGCTTTCCTTGgtcttcactgtttttttttcttttccccccctTTAGGGTATCTCACTAAAAtgtaatcttttctcttttctcccacaGGGTGTCCGCAATGTTGCTAGTGTTTGTCTGCAGATTGGTTATCCAACTGTTGCATCAGTACCCCATTCTATCATCAATGGGTACAAGAGGGTCCTGGCTTTGTCTGTGGAGACTGAGTACACCTTCCCACTTGCTGAGAAGGTAAGATTTCACCCAGGACCACAGCGGGCCTGACAGGGTAACAAACAGTAGCTTTATTGAGTTAGTCCTTTTGTTACCATATCCAGGTGTGCTTAagtactgagctacaaccccagcctttttattttttttggtaccagccctcttatgtattttatttggagatagggtctcaatgagttgctttgcacctcacttttgctgaggctggctttaaattcgtgatccttctgtctcagcttctgagaagctgtgattacaggtgtctgccaccacgcccagctcctTTATTTAAGAGCTTAAAGAGATTGGGGACAAGGAAAATGTATTCTCACTTTAGAAATGATAGGAGATCCAGAGAGGTGGGCTGTGGGCAAGAGCTGGGCCTTAAACTCCCTCACTAGGCCATACCCATGTTCCCCTGCAGGGATTGGACTAGAAAGGCTATACTGGCTTAGACgttgtagttatttattttgagCCATACAAAGGCAGGAAGCTTGTGGGTAGTAGAGGGGTGTGGATGACCACTTTGACCACTGACTTTTCTTCAGGTCAAGGCCTTCTTGGCTGATCCATCTGCATTTGTGGCTGCTGCCCCAGTGGCTGCTGCTACtactgctgctcctgctgctgctgcggcCCCAGCCAAGGTTGAAGCCAAGGAAGAGTCGGAGGAGTCGGATGAGGATATGGGATTTGGTCTCTTTGACTAATCACCAAAAAGCAACAACTCGGCTTTATatgcaaaacaaagaaataaaggctTACTTCTTAAGTTTCTGAACtcttcattttctacattttgaGATTTATAGTACTTAATGCTAAAAACTAAAGCAATGGTATGAACATGAGAACTTTGTATTTGGAGTTGATAATTGCGTTTTCTTTTTGCCcctttttttggaactggggattgaatccagggcattgtgcgtgcaaggcaagtgctttccactgagctacttcctaGCTCTGAGGTTGGTATTTGGATGGGTTCTTTTTTGAGTCTGAATGAAAATACTGCTCTTCTAGGGTATGGTAGTTCCTCCTCATCCACAGGGGATATGTTCAAAACCCTCAGTTTGATGTAAAAAATTACACATATAAGTGTCCCTCAGTATCTGTAGGAGATTGGTTCTAGGACCTTCTTGGATGTGAGTCTGCCAATGCTTAAGTCCTTTTATAAAGTtacataagggctggggatgtggctcaagtggtagcgcgccatgcctggcatgcgtgcggcccgggttcgatcctcagcaccacataccaacaaagatgttgtgtccgccgagaactaaaaaataaatattaaaaattctctctctctctcccctctctctctttaaaaaaaaaaaataaagttacataaaaattatatatagagagagtataTGACTTGTAGACACCCTCCTAAATCTAAATCTCTGGAGTActtaatacctaatacaatgtaatatGTATTCAGGGAATAATGAACATGCTAAATAGAgccagcttttaaaaatatgtagttgGTTGGATCTACATGTGGaacccttgaattttttttaaaaaaatatttacttagttttagtggacacaatatttttatgtggtgttgaggatagaacccagtgccctgcgaatgccaggtgagcatgccagcgcttgagtcacatccccagccttgaagTTTGAGGGCTGATTACAGATTTTTCCTTACAGTTTTCATTTATGAAGTTTGGTACAATTAGAGGTTATTACtaataaaatggaacaattaaCCTATAATTAAATTGGGGCCCTTAAAGCAAAATAAGGGTTACTGGAATAAAACCCTGGCTGTGCAGTGGGTCTTAAGATGGCTGCTGAGGTACCTTCAGTTTGGACAGACTAGACagggatgattcatgtcccaGTAGGGAGGGTGCAATATTCACACTAAACAGCATGCAAGTTAAAACATGAAATGTTTCTGGGGTTTTTCTATTCCATACTTTCAGATAATagttggggtgggggaagagactGTTGAAAGCAAAGCTGAAGATGAAGGGGGACTACTCTATTTTTACACTAGAATTCTTGTTTACATGGGTTCCTCTAAGAAGTATTTCACTTAAGATAGGCATTCAAGTAATGCCAAGTCAGTTCTGGAGAGCTTACTACTTGGCAATTGAAAGGATAGGTTTTTTGTCATAAAGCTTCGAGTTCACGTACAGATCTGTGCTGGATCATGATGTTATTTGTAACTAGGGCTGTCAAAAAAGATTGAATGCCACTGCTAGTCCTGAACCAAACTAAACTGGAGATCCTCCAGAGAGACAACCATATTGGGTAAAACTGAGGCAACTAGCTAGGGCTTCTTCCTACCCTCTGCATTCTCCCACCTCGTGATCTTTACTTTTACTCCCAGTCTAGGCCGTCCAGCATTTCCCCAGGCCAGGCTTCTCGGCTCCTGCATCTTTCCTTGATGCCTTATCTACCCATTTTCAGGCCCTCTCCAAGTCATTCCCCAAGGAATTGCAAACTCCTCGCGGGCGAGAGACTGGTTTTCGCGGTCTGGGAGCAACATTTCTTTACGGAATGCAGCCTACCAGGAAGGCCTAAGAGGGGGTGTCCTGGCTGCGCCTGCGGCTCTAAGTGGCTGGGGGCTGCAGGGAGGTCTCACCACGTCACAAATGCTCAGACCCTCGTCTCCCTCCAGGCCTGGCTGAGAAGCTGGGACCCGGGTCGGAAGAACAGACGCTGGCAGCCAGCGCCCTGGGTACCTGAGTCCGCAAAACCTGCTGCGGCCGCCATCCCGCCCGGGGGCGCCAAGGACCCAGTGCGCTCCAGGCCTCGCCCTGCCGCGTGGGCCCCGCTATGACCCGGAAGCGCTCCGGAAGCGGTTCCGGAGTCAGCGCCGGCAGGATGGCGGCCGACACGCAGGTGAGGTGGGCGGCTGCGGGGCCAACGCGGCCAGCGCTTGGGCGCGGACCATAGTCGTCAGGCCAGACCGCTCAACCTAAGGGTGCGGGGTATGGCGCCTGCGGAGGGCGCGGCGCAGGGGGCCTCGGGCCGGCTCCTCGCGGCTCCGGACCCGGCCCGGGCGGCGCAGACCGACCCCGGACTCGGGGAGGCAGGAGCTCCGGCTTGAGCAGCTGGAGCCCTGCGGGGCCTTGCCCTGACCTCTCAGTTGCAGAAGTTCACTTTTCTGAGTCTCCGCTCTGTTTTTCCAAAGCTGTGAGCTCCGGGCCAGCGCCGGGTCTTCTTTAAACTTTGTATTTAGTATTTTtcgagcacctactatgtgtagGGAAGTCTTTGGGTTCATACAGATTTGGGTTTGGGTCCCACCTCATCTATTTCTGTGAGACTCTAGACAAGGGACTTCACCTTGCCAAGACTCAATCTTTTCGTCTGTAAGAGGGGATTGAAATGGCACCTATTGTATAGGGTTGTTGGTGAGATTCAGTGCAGTAGTGGAGGGTTTGGTATGTTTGGGTTGTTCTTATTAGGTGCAGGGTTACAGCAAGAACTGACCCTACCCGAGAAGAGTCTTGACACTCTTGAGTGTTAACACCTGTGGGTTTCTTGTAGTTCAGGAAAGACTTGGGAAAACCATTTCCCTCCATCTAGCCTCCTTTGCAGCTGCATTTAAGGGTGAAAAAACAAtaccaggggaaaaaagaaaccagTATCTAAAAGACAATTTAGCTCACTTGATCTCCACTTGAGAAGATTGATGTGTGTGGCTGCGCGGGCTGCGAGGCAGAAAAGTGATCATTTAACCTGAACATTCAGGAGAATTTTAGTGAGGGTTTAATTTGTTTAAAGTTATGTTATACTAAATCCTAGGAAGAAAAGTATCTTAGTCTATTGGGTATTATTAGAGGGTGTAGAGGGAATGATATGTTTAATATGTAATGTTAATACTCAGGCGGAAAAGAATCTTTTTCTCTAGAGCTGTGTTGTCCAGTATGGTAGCCACTAGGCATGTGGCTTTGTAagttagataaaataaatgaaagtataaaATCAAGGCATCTTGGTGTTCACCACCGGATGTGTTATTGTgtatagtacttttttttttttttttcctttttggtggggaggtatgctggggattgaacccagggccttgcacatgctaggcaagcattcttctactgagctacacactCAACCCCTGTGCTCTTATACTGTATATAAAGAGGAAGCAAAGTATACTTCACCCTAGGCTCTGTGCCTGGTCTGTATTGTGAATGGGGAGACAAGGagttggggaaaaaaagttaaattcaaACTGGATGcatggtgtatacctgtaatcctagctgcttgggaggctaaagcaggaggattgaaagtttgaggttagccagggcaacttagcaagagcctgtttcaaaataaaataaaaagttgggctggggatgtggctcaagcggtagcgcgttcgcctggcatgtgttgggtccgggttggatcctcagcaccacatactaacaacgatgttgtgtccgccgaaaactaaaaaaataaatattaaaaaaaataaaagggcttggTGTCTAGCCCAGTGGTGAAgttcttgtctagcatgtgtgagggcctgggttcatccccagtgttatttaaaaaaaaaaaaaatttaggactgaggatgtagctcagtagtcgaGCACATGTCTAGCATGCAGGTGGCTCTGGATTTGAATctcagacacagacacagacacacacacacacacattctctttctctctctctcatacacacacacacacactctcaacTCAATTCCCATAAGGATTGGGAGAAGGGAAGCAGACAGCAACAGTAAACTTTTGGAAGCTAGAAAGTGTCAATGAGTGGTAAAAGATTTAGCAGATCCAAGGAAATGAATCCTGATCCTAGCAGGTAGGAAAGCTGAGAATCAACCTGAAAATACATTGTAGAATCTCTGAAAGTGGGGATTGATGGTATCAGCTAACCTTGAATCAGGGTTAGAAGAGGAGCTAGGTTGAGGAGGACTGGCTGAAAGCCATGTTCAGATGCAGTCAGATtcctaggtctttttttttttaatttaatttattttatttttttttagagagagagagcattatttatttatttaagttttcggcggacacaacatctttgtatgtagtgctgaggatcgaacctgggcctcatgcatgccaggcgaacctgctactgcttgagccacatccccagcccctataatttattttaaaatttaactatatacatacacacacattttagttgtcgatggacctttattttattc
This is a stretch of genomic DNA from Ictidomys tridecemlineatus isolate mIctTri1 chromosome 2, mIctTri1.hap1, whole genome shotgun sequence. It encodes these proteins:
- the Rplp0 gene encoding large ribosomal subunit protein uL10, encoding MPREDRATWKSNYFLKIIQLLDDYPKCFIVGADNVGSKQMQQIRMSLRGKAVVLMGKNTMMRKAIRGHLENNPALEKLLPHIRGNVGFVFTKEDLTEIRDMLLANKVPAAARAGAIAPCEVTVPAQNTGLGPEKTSFFQALGITTKISRGTIEILSDVQLIKTGDKVGASEATLLNMLNISPFSFGLIIQQVFDNGSIYNPEVLDITEETLHSRFLEGVRNVASVCLQIGYPTVASVPHSIINGYKRVLALSVETEYTFPLAEKVKAFLADPSAFVAAAPVAAATTAAPAAAAAPAKVEAKEESEESDEDMGFGLFD